The following proteins come from a genomic window of Elusimicrobiota bacterium:
- the pgl gene encoding 6-phosphogluconolactonase, with amino-acid sequence MNPTVFETPAALFDSLAEAVRRILVAAQSARGEASIVLAGGTTPAAVYRRLGENPGAVDPRRVGFFWGDERWAPVDDPQRNERLARQTWLAPWGVPETNVHPLIDRLDDPRAAAQRADGRLARQPDFDLVLLGVGEDGHTASLFPGHSVNPNAQVIAVLDAPKPPPVRLTLTPRALARGRSIFVLAAGEEKSILFRRLRNGEKGIPVAPFLDLPGTRLFVDRAAWGSENLPSVVNKS; translated from the coding sequence TTGAACCCCACCGTCTTCGAGACCCCCGCCGCCCTCTTTGACTCCCTCGCGGAAGCCGTGCGTCGGATTCTCGTCGCCGCGCAGTCCGCCCGAGGGGAAGCGAGCATCGTTTTGGCGGGCGGAACCACCCCCGCGGCGGTTTACCGCCGTTTGGGGGAGAATCCCGGCGCCGTGGATCCCCGCCGCGTGGGCTTCTTCTGGGGCGACGAGCGATGGGCGCCGGTCGACGACCCCCAACGCAACGAACGACTCGCCCGCCAAACCTGGCTGGCCCCCTGGGGCGTGCCCGAGACCAACGTCCATCCGCTCATCGATCGATTGGACGACCCGCGCGCCGCCGCGCAACGGGCGGACGGGCGACTGGCTCGGCAGCCGGATTTCGACCTCGTCCTGTTGGGGGTGGGGGAAGACGGGCACACCGCCTCTCTATTCCCCGGCCACTCCGTCAATCCCAACGCTCAAGTGATCGCCGTTCTTGACGCCCCCAAGCCCCCGCCGGTCCGTCTCACCCTCACCCCCCGCGCCCTCGCCCGGGGCCGGTCAATTTTTGTGCTTGCCGCCGGGGAGGAGAAATCCATCCTCTTCCGCAGACTGAGGAACGGGGAAAAGGGAATCCCCGTGGCTCCGTTCTTGGATCTCCCGGGCACGCGTCTGTTTGTCGACCGCGCCGCCTGGGGCTCGGAAAACCTTCCTTCGGTCGTCAATAAATCCTAA
- the tal gene encoding transaldolase, protein MNRLHELFHKHGQSLWLDNIRRGMLTGGELRGLIADGLRGMTSNPTIFEKAISSGAEYDEPIRRLLAAKKNVAQIFDALAIEDVQGAADQFRPLYDASEGADGFVSIEVAPQHARDTKTTLAEAHRLWKAVNRPNAMVKIPATVEGIPAIQQALTDGININITLIFAVDRYRDVLNAYRRALEARAMGGLSLKVASVASFFVSRIDSAVDKILQEKIQAATRPEEKDALLELLGKVAVANARVAYQTFLDFVANPAWNELRKLGARVQRPLWASTGTKNPHYPDLLYVDNLIGRDTVNTLPPATLEAFRDHGVVAETLTNQADEARGILEKLKTFKIDLRRVTDALEADGLKQFVESYDKLLAGLTAKKDQLHTASAKR, encoded by the coding sequence GTGAATCGTTTGCACGAATTGTTCCATAAGCACGGACAAAGCCTCTGGCTGGACAACATCCGCCGGGGCATGTTGACGGGGGGGGAACTGCGCGGCTTGATCGCCGACGGTTTGCGCGGCATGACCTCCAACCCCACGATTTTTGAAAAAGCCATCTCCTCCGGCGCCGAGTACGACGAACCCATCCGCCGACTCCTGGCGGCGAAGAAGAACGTCGCTCAAATTTTCGACGCCCTGGCCATCGAGGACGTCCAAGGGGCGGCGGATCAATTCCGCCCCCTCTACGACGCCTCCGAAGGGGCCGACGGCTTCGTTTCGATCGAAGTCGCGCCCCAGCACGCGCGCGACACAAAAACCACTCTGGCCGAAGCCCACCGGCTTTGGAAAGCCGTCAATCGCCCCAACGCGATGGTCAAAATCCCCGCCACCGTCGAGGGCATTCCCGCCATCCAACAGGCACTGACCGACGGCATCAACATCAACATCACCTTGATCTTCGCGGTGGACCGCTACCGGGACGTTCTCAACGCCTACCGGCGCGCGCTGGAAGCCCGGGCCATGGGAGGACTCTCGTTGAAAGTGGCGAGCGTGGCAAGTTTTTTTGTCAGCCGTATCGATTCCGCGGTGGACAAGATTTTGCAGGAAAAAATCCAGGCCGCGACGCGTCCCGAAGAAAAGGACGCGCTCTTGGAATTGCTGGGAAAGGTGGCCGTGGCCAACGCCCGGGTGGCCTACCAAACGTTTCTTGATTTCGTCGCCAACCCGGCCTGGAACGAATTGCGCAAACTGGGAGCGCGGGTCCAGCGTCCGCTGTGGGCCAGCACGGGAACCAAAAACCCGCATTACCCCGACCTGCTGTATGTGGACAACCTCATCGGCCGGGACACGGTCAACACGCTCCCGCCGGCCACTCTGGAGGCCTTCCGCGACCACGGCGTCGTCGCGGAGACGTTGACAAACCAAGCGGACGAAGCCCGCGGGATTTTGGAAAAATTAAAGACGTTCAAGATTGATCTACGACGCGTCACCGACGCCCTGGAGGCCGACGGCCTCAAGCAATTTGTTGAATCCTACGACAAACTACTGGCCGGCCTCACCGCCAAAAAAGACCAGTTGCACACCGCCAGCGCCAAGCGCTAG
- the tkt gene encoding transketolase — protein MANEPNIADLESLCVNALRFLAVDAVEKANSGHPGTPMEAAALGHVLWTKLLRHNPHNPVWANRDRFILSCGHASALLYGLLHLTGYPVTLDDLKQFRQWGSLTPGHPEHAHTAGVETTTGPLGQGFATGVGMAIAARHLAARFNRPDFPIVDHKVWAFVSDGDIMEGLSSEAASLAGHLRLAALKYVYLDNRITIEGGTDLAFSEDVEARFVAQGWRVLRLANAENLFEVRAVLEKALAENVRPTLVIARTHIGYGAPNKQDTAKAHGEPLGPVETLQAKQKLGWPTEPAFHVPPAVLRNKTAVIERGAAAEAAWNDLLARYRVAHPEIAAQWDALTKNGPLPADWEKSLPAFGPNDAMATRQASGKTLNALAKALPFLLGGSADLGPSNNSRIEAERSFSAQTPEGRNLHFGIREHAMGAILNGLALSGRVIPYGATFLTFADYMRPAIRLAALMKLGVVYIFTHDSIGLGEDGPTHQPVEHLASLRAIPGLVVLRPADANETVQAWRVALERRDGPTALVLSRQKLPMVTTGKTSTFRGAYRLFGGDAEVLLMGTGSEVALAVKSREALAAKGIRADVVSVPSWELFWSQDAAHRDAVLPPALTARVAIEAGVSLGWHRFVGDKGVLVTLDRFGASAPGDVVMEKMGFTVDRVVQAAQQALGRMA, from the coding sequence ATGGCCAACGAACCCAACATCGCCGACCTGGAATCCCTTTGCGTCAACGCGCTGCGCTTTTTGGCGGTGGACGCCGTGGAGAAAGCGAACTCGGGCCACCCGGGCACGCCCATGGAAGCCGCCGCCCTGGGCCACGTGCTCTGGACAAAACTCCTGCGGCACAACCCCCACAACCCCGTTTGGGCCAACCGCGATCGTTTCATCCTCTCCTGCGGCCACGCCTCCGCGCTGCTCTACGGTTTGTTGCATTTGACGGGTTATCCTGTCACCCTCGACGATCTCAAACAATTCCGCCAATGGGGTTCGCTCACCCCCGGCCACCCGGAACACGCCCACACAGCCGGCGTGGAAACCACCACGGGCCCCCTGGGGCAGGGCTTCGCCACCGGGGTGGGCATGGCCATCGCGGCGCGCCATTTGGCCGCCCGGTTCAACCGCCCCGATTTCCCGATCGTCGACCACAAGGTGTGGGCGTTCGTTTCCGATGGCGACATCATGGAAGGGTTGTCTTCCGAGGCGGCCTCGCTCGCCGGCCACCTGCGACTCGCGGCCCTCAAGTACGTTTATCTCGACAACCGCATCACCATCGAGGGGGGCACGGACCTCGCTTTTTCCGAGGACGTCGAAGCCCGCTTCGTCGCCCAGGGGTGGCGCGTGCTTCGCCTGGCCAACGCCGAGAATCTTTTTGAGGTACGCGCCGTTCTTGAAAAAGCCCTTGCCGAAAACGTGCGGCCCACGCTGGTGATCGCGCGCACGCACATCGGTTACGGCGCGCCCAACAAGCAAGACACCGCCAAAGCCCACGGGGAACCCCTGGGCCCGGTGGAGACCCTCCAGGCCAAACAAAAGCTTGGCTGGCCGACCGAACCCGCTTTTCACGTGCCCCCCGCGGTCCTTCGCAACAAGACCGCGGTGATTGAGCGCGGCGCGGCGGCCGAAGCGGCGTGGAACGATTTGCTGGCCCGCTACCGGGTTGCCCACCCCGAGATCGCGGCGCAATGGGACGCCCTCACCAAAAACGGCCCCCTCCCCGCGGACTGGGAAAAAAGCTTGCCGGCCTTCGGCCCGAACGACGCCATGGCCACCCGGCAGGCTTCGGGAAAAACCCTCAACGCCCTCGCGAAAGCCCTCCCTTTCTTGCTGGGGGGATCCGCCGATCTTGGCCCCTCCAACAACAGCCGCATCGAGGCCGAACGCTCTTTCAGCGCCCAGACCCCCGAGGGACGGAATCTGCATTTCGGGATTCGCGAACACGCCATGGGCGCCATTTTGAACGGGTTGGCGCTGTCCGGGCGGGTGATCCCCTACGGGGCGACGTTCCTGACCTTCGCCGACTACATGCGCCCGGCCATCCGATTGGCCGCGCTGATGAAATTGGGCGTGGTCTACATTTTCACCCACGACAGCATCGGCCTCGGGGAGGACGGGCCGACCCACCAGCCCGTCGAGCACTTGGCGAGTCTTCGCGCGATTCCCGGCTTGGTGGTCCTGCGGCCCGCGGACGCCAATGAAACCGTCCAAGCCTGGCGCGTCGCGCTTGAGCGTCGGGACGGGCCCACCGCCCTGGTGCTCTCGCGGCAAAAATTGCCGATGGTTACCACCGGAAAAACCTCCACCTTCCGCGGCGCCTACCGCCTGTTCGGTGGCGACGCCGAGGTCCTGCTTATGGGCACCGGATCGGAAGTGGCGTTGGCCGTGAAATCGCGCGAGGCTTTGGCGGCCAAAGGCATTCGGGCCGACGTCGTGAGCGTGCCGAGCTGGGAACTCTTCTGGTCCCAAGACGCCGCCCACCGCGACGCGGTTTTGCCCCCGGCGCTGACCGCCCGCGTCGCGATCGAAGCCGGCGTGTCCTTGGGGTGGCACCGGTTCGTGGGCGATAAAGGCGTCCTGGTCACGCTCGACCGTTTCGGCGCCTCGGCCCCCGGCGATGTGGTCATGGAAAAAATGGGTTTCACCGTGGACCGCGTGGTTCAAGCGGCCCAACAAGCGTTGGGGAGGATGGCGTGA
- a CDS encoding triose-phosphate isomerase translates to MSRKPLMAGNWKMHKTIAESVDLVKKLASLTGAPTDREILVCPPFTALAAAAQAAKGTAVQVGGQNMNDNLQGAFTGEVAPGMVKDAGATHVILGHSERRQFYGETDALINKKVRLALEQALTPILCVGETLSERESAKTFAVVERHLTEGLKGLSASDVARVVIAYEPVWAIGTGKTATPEQAQEIHGFIRRKLEALFGSAAEKVRVLYGGSVKPDNVDALMAQPDIDGGLVGGASLKAEDFARIVLFQAAPTPAR, encoded by the coding sequence ATGTCACGCAAACCCCTTATGGCCGGCAATTGGAAAATGCACAAAACCATCGCCGAGTCCGTTGACCTTGTTAAGAAATTGGCGTCCTTGACCGGCGCGCCGACCGACCGCGAAATTCTGGTCTGCCCGCCCTTCACGGCGCTCGCCGCCGCCGCCCAGGCCGCCAAGGGCACGGCCGTTCAAGTCGGCGGCCAAAACATGAACGACAATCTCCAGGGCGCCTTCACCGGCGAAGTGGCTCCCGGCATGGTCAAAGACGCCGGGGCGACCCACGTCATCCTGGGCCACTCGGAACGCCGCCAGTTTTACGGGGAGACGGACGCGCTCATCAACAAGAAAGTCCGTTTGGCGCTGGAGCAGGCCCTCACCCCGATTCTTTGCGTGGGCGAAACCCTCTCCGAGCGGGAATCCGCCAAAACTTTCGCCGTCGTGGAACGCCACTTGACGGAAGGCCTCAAAGGGCTGTCGGCCTCCGACGTCGCCCGCGTCGTGATCGCCTATGAACCCGTCTGGGCCATCGGGACGGGGAAAACCGCGACCCCCGAACAAGCCCAGGAAATCCACGGTTTCATTCGCCGCAAACTCGAAGCGCTTTTTGGCAGCGCGGCGGAAAAAGTCCGCGTGCTCTACGGCGGCAGCGTCAAACCCGACAACGTCGACGCTCTCATGGCCCAGCCCGACATCGACGGCGGCCTGGTCGGCGGCGCGAGCCTCAAAGCCGAGGATTTCGCCCGCATCGTCCTTTTCCAAGCGGCCCCGACCCCCGCGCGATGA
- the zwf gene encoding glucose-6-phosphate dehydrogenase, whose amino-acid sequence MFRTKVQERFCIETRPDPCGVILFGASGDLAERKLYPSLFHLKLLKQLPDRFYVVGVGRTALSDDAFREKVRGSLKGGTAADRSEFLERFYYHPLRYDQPADYTALCARLDQWDARWNTRGNRLMYLALPPTLYEKVVEQLGKAEFDKEREGGRGWSRLVIEKPFGRDRASAQALARKLRHVFDETQTYRIDHYLGKETVQNILVLRFANILFEPVWNRSFVDHVQITVAESLGVGHRAGYYEEAGCLRDMFQNHLLQLLCVTAMETPAGFQADRVRDESVKALRAVRPWTTATVDKTIVRGQYTAGAVDGHPVPGYRQEPDVPAESRTETFVAMKLRVDNWRWQGVPFYLRSGKRLAERRSEIVVQFKHVPHSLFQPLQPTDLGANRLILRIQPREGISLTFDTKHPGPKLCMSTVEMDFDYEESFGEPPEAYERLFLDAMAGDQTLFTRSDWIDLSWALLDPVHARWADTGGPAPYAAGGWGPEAADRLLAADERAWAL is encoded by the coding sequence GTGTTTCGCACGAAGGTCCAGGAACGTTTCTGCATCGAAACGCGCCCCGACCCCTGCGGGGTCATCCTTTTTGGCGCCTCGGGGGACCTGGCCGAACGTAAACTTTACCCGTCCCTGTTTCATCTCAAGCTTCTCAAACAATTGCCCGACCGTTTTTACGTGGTCGGCGTTGGGCGCACCGCCCTGAGCGACGACGCCTTCCGCGAAAAAGTTCGCGGTTCGTTGAAGGGCGGCACCGCGGCCGACCGGTCCGAATTCCTGGAACGTTTTTATTACCACCCCTTGCGCTACGACCAACCCGCCGACTACACGGCCCTGTGCGCCCGCCTCGACCAATGGGACGCGCGTTGGAACACCCGGGGCAACCGTTTGATGTACCTCGCCCTGCCGCCGACCCTTTATGAAAAGGTCGTCGAACAATTGGGAAAAGCCGAATTCGACAAGGAACGGGAAGGCGGCCGCGGCTGGTCGCGCTTGGTCATCGAAAAACCCTTCGGCCGCGACCGGGCCTCCGCCCAGGCCCTGGCGCGCAAGCTGCGGCACGTTTTTGACGAGACGCAAACCTACCGCATCGACCATTACCTCGGCAAGGAAACGGTCCAAAACATCCTGGTGCTGCGTTTCGCCAACATTCTGTTCGAACCCGTGTGGAACCGATCCTTCGTCGACCACGTCCAGATCACCGTGGCCGAAAGCCTCGGCGTGGGCCACCGCGCGGGGTACTACGAAGAAGCCGGCTGCCTCCGCGACATGTTCCAAAATCATCTTCTCCAGTTGTTGTGCGTGACCGCCATGGAAACCCCGGCGGGATTTCAGGCCGACCGGGTGCGGGACGAATCGGTCAAAGCCCTCCGCGCCGTCCGACCGTGGACCACCGCGACCGTGGATAAAACCATCGTGCGAGGGCAATACACCGCGGGCGCCGTGGACGGGCATCCCGTTCCGGGCTACCGGCAAGAACCCGATGTCCCGGCCGAAAGCCGAACGGAAACCTTCGTCGCCATGAAACTCCGGGTCGACAATTGGCGTTGGCAAGGGGTGCCTTTTTACCTCCGTTCGGGAAAACGATTGGCCGAGCGCCGCTCCGAGATCGTGGTTCAATTCAAGCACGTCCCTCATTCCCTGTTTCAACCCCTGCAACCCACCGATTTGGGAGCCAACCGGCTGATTCTCCGCATCCAACCCCGTGAGGGAATTTCCCTGACGTTCGACACCAAACACCCCGGCCCCAAACTCTGCATGAGCACCGTCGAGATGGATTTCGACTACGAAGAATCCTTCGGAGAGCCGCCGGAGGCCTACGAGCGGCTTTTCCTCGACGCCATGGCGGGGGATCAAACGCTTTTCACCCGCTCCGATTGGATCGATCTGTCGTGGGCCCTTCTCGATCCGGTTCACGCCCGCTGGGCGGACACCGGGGGCCCGGCGCCCTACGCGGCCGGCGGGTGGGGCCCGGAGGCGGCCGACCGGCTGCTGGCCGCCGACGAGCGCGCCTGGGCCCTTTGA
- a CDS encoding glucose-6-phosphate isomerase: MTTALPDLPSLFEELEEENVVDRLWAKDPSLWTSDPVVQGTIRQRLGWLDLPGFMADAVPEIGAFVKDVKKAGFKDVVLLGMGGSSLCPEVLRQTFGRAPGGLKLHVLDTTDPGAIAAASAKIVLKKTLFLVASKSGGTIEVMSLFKHFWGRLEKAGVKTPGAQFVAITDPGTSLEKLARDHAFRKTFISRADVGGRFSALTFFGLVPAALIGVSVEKLLDRSARQANACREKGEANPGLSLGAWLGAAMEAGRDKMTIVTSKKLAGFGVWVEQLVAESTGKQGTGVVPIDGETLGAPTDYGADRVFVHLKLAGSADRPMEKKLDALVSAGHPVLTLPLATPLDLAQEFFRWEFATAVVGQILGINPFDEPNVSESKANTTRILQRFESAGALPEPAPTLTESGVRVWAPTGKPASLSAALNDFLARRQPGDYVALMAYLTPAPVLHRALQTIRARIARATGLATTLGYGPRYLHSTGQLHKGGAGNGLFIQFTGLDAKDLDVPGAAYGFSILKRAQALGDFEALGNHKLRAIRFDLSKNAAKDLARFAVSVN; this comes from the coding sequence ATGACAACCGCCCTGCCCGATTTGCCCTCCCTCTTCGAGGAGTTGGAAGAAGAAAACGTCGTTGATCGCCTGTGGGCGAAGGACCCGTCCCTCTGGACCTCCGATCCGGTCGTCCAGGGAACGATCCGTCAACGCCTTGGATGGTTGGATTTGCCCGGGTTCATGGCCGACGCCGTGCCCGAAATCGGCGCCTTTGTGAAGGACGTCAAAAAAGCCGGTTTCAAGGACGTCGTGTTGCTCGGCATGGGCGGGTCAAGCCTCTGCCCCGAAGTGCTGCGGCAGACCTTCGGAAGAGCCCCCGGGGGATTAAAGCTGCACGTGCTGGACACGACGGACCCGGGCGCCATCGCCGCGGCCTCCGCCAAAATCGTCCTCAAGAAAACCCTCTTCCTCGTGGCGAGCAAATCCGGCGGCACCATCGAGGTCATGTCGCTCTTCAAGCATTTTTGGGGCCGCCTCGAAAAAGCCGGCGTCAAAACGCCCGGCGCGCAATTCGTCGCGATCACCGACCCCGGGACCTCCCTGGAAAAGCTCGCCCGCGACCACGCCTTCCGCAAAACCTTCATCAGCCGGGCCGATGTGGGGGGCCGCTTTTCGGCGCTCACCTTCTTCGGTCTGGTGCCCGCCGCCTTGATCGGGGTGAGCGTTGAAAAATTGCTGGACCGATCCGCTCGACAGGCCAACGCCTGCCGTGAAAAAGGCGAAGCCAACCCGGGGTTGTCCCTGGGCGCGTGGTTGGGCGCCGCCATGGAGGCCGGTCGCGACAAAATGACCATCGTCACCTCCAAGAAACTCGCCGGCTTCGGCGTCTGGGTCGAACAGCTGGTCGCCGAAAGCACCGGCAAACAGGGGACCGGGGTCGTGCCCATCGACGGGGAAACCCTCGGCGCGCCGACGGACTACGGCGCGGACCGGGTTTTTGTGCATTTGAAATTGGCGGGATCCGCCGACCGACCGATGGAGAAAAAGCTCGACGCCTTGGTGTCCGCGGGACACCCCGTCCTCACCCTTCCCCTGGCCACGCCCCTGGACCTCGCGCAGGAGTTTTTCCGCTGGGAGTTCGCCACCGCCGTGGTCGGCCAAATCCTGGGGATCAACCCGTTCGACGAACCGAACGTCTCCGAAAGCAAGGCCAACACCACCCGCATTCTTCAGCGCTTCGAATCCGCCGGGGCCTTGCCCGAACCCGCGCCCACCCTGACGGAGAGCGGCGTGCGCGTCTGGGCGCCGACGGGTAAGCCCGCTTCCCTGTCCGCCGCGTTGAACGATTTTCTGGCCCGGCGACAACCGGGGGATTACGTGGCCCTGATGGCCTACTTGACCCCCGCGCCGGTCCTCCACCGCGCTCTTCAAACGATCCGCGCCCGCATCGCCCGCGCGACCGGTTTGGCGACCACCCTGGGGTACGGACCGCGTTACCTCCACTCCACGGGGCAGTTGCACAAGGGCGGCGCGGGCAACGGGCTCTTCATTCAATTCACCGGTCTCGACGCCAAGGATCTCGACGTGCCCGGCGCGGCCTACGGGTTTTCGATATTGAAACGGGCGCAGGCGCTGGGCGACTTTGAAGCCCTGGGCAACCACAAATTGCGTGCCATCCGTTTCGACCTATCCAAAAACGCGGCGAAGGATTTGGCGCGTTTCGCCGTCAGCGTGAATTAA
- a CDS encoding PilT/PilU family type 4a pilus ATPase: MAVDINKLFQTMIRSGISDIHFKAGTPPMVRIHGKLMSSGFNKMGAEHIEELANLLMSDSQREQFHAENELDMSYHVPELSRFRVNIYRQKGSVALSLRVVPLQVQTFEELNLPGDTLRKLCQNTRGMILVAGITGAGKTTTLNSMVDYINKNFAYNMITIEDPIEYYHTNDKSSIAQREVNHDTPSFSSAVKHLLRQDPDVVVLGEMRDVESIQAGITAAETGHLVLGTIHTMDAAQTMGRLLESYHAAEQAGAKTRIANVLRGIVAQRLLESADGRERFPATEILVVTSLIRKLLMEDKSVEVNKAIEQGQYYGMHSFDQDIIRLFNEHKITKEEALDASTNPDDLMVKMNTLRIGDV, encoded by the coding sequence TTGGCCGTTGACATCAACAAGCTGTTTCAAACCATGATCCGAAGCGGAATCTCGGACATCCATTTCAAGGCGGGCACGCCCCCGATGGTCCGTATCCACGGGAAACTCATGTCCTCCGGGTTCAACAAAATGGGCGCGGAGCACATTGAGGAGCTGGCGAACCTGCTCATGTCCGACAGCCAACGCGAACAGTTCCACGCGGAAAACGAGCTGGACATGTCCTACCACGTTCCCGAACTATCGCGGTTCCGCGTCAACATCTACCGCCAAAAAGGCAGCGTGGCCCTCTCCTTGCGGGTGGTGCCCCTCCAAGTCCAAACCTTCGAGGAACTCAACCTTCCGGGCGACACCCTGCGCAAACTTTGCCAAAACACCCGCGGCATGATCCTCGTGGCGGGCATCACGGGCGCCGGCAAAACCACAACGCTCAACTCGATGGTGGACTACATCAACAAAAATTTCGCCTACAACATGATCACCATCGAAGATCCCATCGAGTATTACCACACGAACGACAAATCCTCCATCGCCCAGCGGGAGGTCAACCACGACACGCCGTCCTTCTCCTCGGCGGTCAAACACCTGTTGCGGCAGGACCCCGACGTTGTCGTCCTGGGGGAAATGCGCGACGTCGAATCCATCCAAGCCGGCATCACCGCCGCCGAGACGGGCCACCTGGTCCTGGGCACCATCCACACCATGGACGCGGCCCAAACCATGGGACGCCTTTTGGAATCGTACCACGCGGCCGAACAGGCGGGCGCCAAAACACGCATCGCCAACGTCCTCCGCGGCATCGTCGCCCAGCGCCTTTTGGAGTCGGCCGACGGCCGCGAGAGGTTCCCGGCCACCGAGATCCTCGTGGTCACGTCCCTCATCCGCAAGCTTTTGATGGAGGACAAATCCGTCGAGGTCAACAAGGCCATTGAGCAGGGGCAATATTACGGCATGCACTCTTTCGATCAGGACATCATCCGGTTGTTCAACGAACACAAGATCACCAAAGAAGAGGCCCTCGACGCATCCACCAATCCGGACGATCTCATGGTCAAAATGAACACGCTCCGCATCGGAGACGTGTAG
- the rpiB gene encoding ribose 5-phosphate isomerase B, with amino-acid sequence MRIALGADHGGFPAKDALARRLIRAGHAVVDFGTDSEASTDYPDYARAVGRAVARGRVDRGVLICGTGIGMSIAANKVPGVRAAVVWNDKTAALAAEHNGANVLCLGGRVHSKAAIARMVAVWLATPFGEGRHARRLRKIARMEKGGDR; translated from the coding sequence ATGAGAATCGCCCTCGGGGCGGACCACGGGGGTTTCCCGGCCAAGGACGCCCTGGCGCGTCGTTTGATCCGGGCCGGTCACGCGGTCGTGGATTTCGGCACCGACAGCGAAGCCTCCACCGATTACCCCGACTACGCCCGCGCCGTGGGGCGCGCCGTGGCCCGCGGCCGGGTGGACCGCGGCGTTCTGATCTGCGGCACCGGCATCGGCATGAGCATCGCGGCGAACAAAGTGCCGGGGGTTCGGGCGGCGGTGGTCTGGAACGACAAAACAGCGGCCCTCGCCGCCGAGCACAACGGGGCCAACGTCCTTTGCTTGGGCGGCCGCGTGCATTCCAAGGCCGCCATCGCGCGGATGGTGGCCGTCTGGTTGGCGACCCCTTTTGGCGAAGGCCGCCACGCGCGCCGCTTACGGAAAATCGCTCGAATGGAAAAAGGGGGGGACCGATGA
- a CDS encoding tetratricopeptide repeat protein, translated as MKRLISCIAIVAATALNAASSDLLKEGLRQANAGQTDQALATLRQAASADKGDAAAQTALGLVALQRQQYAEAQAALERALSLDPRSETALFALGLLFEKQRQPGAARSAWQRLAALTQSSDLREMAQRHLERLE; from the coding sequence ATGAAACGACTTATCTCGTGCATCGCTATTGTCGCCGCGACGGCTCTGAACGCGGCCTCTTCGGATTTGCTGAAGGAGGGGCTCCGTCAGGCCAACGCGGGCCAGACCGACCAGGCCCTGGCCACCCTGCGTCAGGCCGCCTCCGCGGACAAAGGCGACGCCGCCGCCCAAACGGCCCTGGGCCTCGTGGCCCTGCAACGTCAACAGTACGCCGAGGCGCAAGCCGCCCTCGAGCGGGCGCTCTCCCTGGACCCCCGATCCGAAACCGCGCTTTTTGCCCTCGGTCTGCTTTTTGAAAAGCAACGCCAACCCGGCGCCGCGCGCTCGGCCTGGCAACGCTTGGCGGCCCTCACCCAGTCCTCCGATTTAAGGGAAATGGCCCAGCGCCATTTGGAACGGCTCGAGTGA
- the gnd gene encoding decarboxylating 6-phosphogluconate dehydrogenase gives MEIGFVGLGRMGANMVERLLRGKHSVVAFNRSPEKTREIMKHGAEGAFALHELVSKLSAPRVVWVMVPAGDATEATINDLAALLSPGDIVVDGGNARYTDSLRRGETLAKKGIGFMDAGTSGGVWGLEKGYCLMVGGAPEVFQRLEPALKTLAPNAEGYLHAGPVGAGHFTKMVHNGIEYALMQGYAEGFEILRAAPFPLNLHATAQLWNQSSVVRSWLLELLERALSKDGDLTGLKGYVDDSGEGRWTVEQAIQTAVPAPTIALSLFARFASRQDDSFAAKVLAALRNEFGGHAVKTHPQP, from the coding sequence ATGGAAATCGGTTTCGTCGGGCTGGGCCGCATGGGCGCCAACATGGTGGAGCGCCTCCTGCGGGGCAAACACAGCGTCGTCGCTTTCAACCGATCCCCCGAGAAGACCCGGGAAATCATGAAACACGGCGCCGAAGGGGCCTTCGCCCTCCACGAATTGGTTTCGAAATTGAGCGCGCCCCGGGTGGTCTGGGTGATGGTCCCGGCCGGCGACGCCACCGAGGCGACGATCAACGACCTGGCCGCTCTTTTGTCGCCGGGCGACATCGTCGTGGATGGGGGGAACGCGCGCTACACCGACTCGCTGCGACGCGGCGAAACCTTGGCAAAAAAAGGCATCGGTTTTATGGACGCCGGAACCTCCGGCGGGGTTTGGGGACTTGAAAAAGGCTACTGCCTGATGGTGGGCGGCGCGCCCGAGGTTTTTCAACGCCTCGAACCCGCGCTCAAAACCCTCGCCCCCAACGCCGAGGGCTACCTCCACGCGGGCCCCGTGGGCGCGGGGCACTTCACCAAAATGGTCCACAACGGCATCGAATACGCCCTCATGCAAGGATACGCCGAGGGTTTTGAAATCCTGCGGGCGGCGCCCTTTCCGCTTAACCTGCACGCCACGGCCCAATTGTGGAACCAATCGAGCGTCGTTCGTTCTTGGTTGTTGGAACTCCTGGAACGCGCCTTGTCCAAAGACGGGGATTTGACGGGACTCAAAGGTTATGTCGACGACTCCGGCGAGGGCCGTTGGACCGTGGAGCAAGCGATCCAAACCGCCGTCCCGGCGCCGACCATCGCGCTCTCCCTCTTCGCCCGTTTCGCCTCGCGGCAGGACGACTCCTTCGCCGCGAAAGTCCTCGCCGCCTTGCGCAACGAGTTCGGCGGCCACGCGGTCAAAACCCATCCCCAACCGTGA